GACGCGTCGGCGCCGCGCATGAACGACACCGGGCCGGACGCCGTGCCGCCGGAGGACAGCAGCTCCTTGGACGAGCGGATGCGCGAGAGGTTCAGGCCCGCGCCGGAGCCGCCCTTGAAGATCAGGCCCTCCTCGCGGTACCAGTTCAGGATCGACTCCATCGTGTCGTCGACCGACAGGATGAAGCAGGCGCTGACCTGCTGCGGGGACGCCGTGCCGACGTTGAACCACACCGGGGAGTTGAAGCTGAACACCTGGTGCAGCAGCATCCAGGTCAGCTCGTGCTCGAAGACCTCGGCGTCGGCGTCGGTGCCGAAGTAGCCGTGCTCGACGCCCGCCTTGACGTAGGTCAGCACCACGCGGTCGATGAGCTGGCGCAGGCTGTGCTCGCGCTGCGGCGTGCCCACCGCGCCGCGGAAGTACTTGCTGGTCACGATGTTGGTCGCGTTGACGGACCAGAAGTCGGGGAACTCCACGCCGCGCTGCTCGAAGTTCACCGAGCCGTCGCGCCAGTTCGTCATCACGACGTCCCGGTGCTCCCAGGTGACCTCGTCGTAGGGGTGCACACCTTCGGTGGTGTAGACGCGCTCCACCTTCAGCTTGGCGTTCTTGGCGCCCGCGCCGTTGCGGGTGGCTGTCTTCTTGGCTGAGCCACCGACGGTCTCGGTCATCCGGGTTCCCTCTCGAAATCGGTTAGGAGTGGCAGCGACCACGTCCGGGCTCCCCGTCCGAGGCGGTCGCTTGGTGTTCTGTGCCGCGGCGGCAGGCGCTAGTCGCGCTTGGCGTCGCGAAGATCGGCGATCTCCTTCTCGAAGTCCTCCACGGACGAGAAGGAGCGGTAGACGCTGGCGAAGCGCAGGTAGGCGACCTCGTCCAGCTCGCGCAGGGGGCCGAGGATGGCCAGGCCGACCTCGTGGCTCGGGATCTCGGCGACGCCGCCGGAGCGGATCGACTCCTCCACGCGGTGCGCGAGGTGCTGGAGGGCGTCCTCGTCGACGGGGCGGCCCTGGC
This portion of the Saccharothrix syringae genome encodes:
- the nrdR gene encoding transcriptional regulator NrdR — protein: MRCPFCRNSDSRVVDSREVDEGQVIRRRRSCANCGRRFTTVEEAVLAVVKRSGVTEPFSRDKVVNGVRRACQGRPVDEDALQHLAHRVEESIRSGGVAEIPSHEVGLAILGPLRELDEVAYLRFASVYRSFSSVEDFEKEIADLRDAKRD